A section of the Saccopteryx leptura isolate mSacLep1 chromosome 6, mSacLep1_pri_phased_curated, whole genome shotgun sequence genome encodes:
- the ZNF358 gene encoding LOW QUALITY PROTEIN: zinc finger protein 358 (The sequence of the model RefSeq protein was modified relative to this genomic sequence to represent the inferred CDS: deleted 1 base in 1 codon) — protein sequence MAKASAGAGELQVPAAPAAALGRPFSLPRSAWRGRWAKGAAGGAGGRGGASSGPLGRRRARRAGQGRGAPALGVRVLEALLQEGIQELRTGPRHCFSTLSNLRFWVEEDPSFPQEEESRMERGAEPWSWALETSSVRSHDFHPDPALEASSTSTPEMRRSVLVRNPGHKGPAPTCEELDSDSEGMDPNSEELNAISKDPEPDLEDLNTVSEDVDPSYEELEPISHDLDPNEEVPSSILGIRTMNPQDLDPMSSSFDLDPDVIGPVPLVLDPNSDTFSPSDAPDLDPLSSSLTATPEGLATSPQMLPAPASPPRPFSCPDCGRAFRRSSGLSQHRRTHSGEKPYRCPDCGKSFSHGATLAQHRGIHTGARPYQCAACGKAFGWRSTLLKHRSSHSGEKPHHCPVCGKAFGHGSLLAQHLRTHGGPRPHKCPVCAKGFGQGSALLKHLRTHTGERPYPCPQCGKAFGQSSALLQHQRTHTAERPYRCPHCGKAFGQSSNLQHHLRIHTGERPYACPHCSKAFGQSSALLQHLHVHSGERPYRCQLCGKAFGQASSLTKHKRVHEGAAAAAAAAAATAAAAGLGLSPASVLRPGQVSLLAPDAVSVLGSGLGPDPASVLGSLPNLSPKPGPGPGSGSTPTPDPVKSSDPKPGHNANPEFLASPDHRSDHSSDPDPVPSLNPNLVPLSDPSSPTHDSSTLPTCESPKWVQEHGALLGPDG from the exons ATGGCGAAGGCCTCAGCGGGCGCGGGCGAACTACAAGTCCCAGCAGCTCCCGCTGCGGCCCTCGGCCGGCCCTTCTCGCTCCCCAGGAGCGCCTGGCGGGGCCGCTGGGCCAAGGGGGCCGCCGGCGGGGctggcgggcgg gggggggctagCAGCGGGCCCCTGGGGCGCCGGCGGGCGCGGAGGGCCGGGCAGGGGCGAGGGGCGCCGG CGTTGGGGGTCCGAGTTCTGGAAGCCCTTCTCCAGGAGGGGATCCAGGAACTCCGTACGGGACCCAGGCAttgtttctccaccctctccaACCTGAGGTTCTGGGTAGAGGAG GACCCAAGCTTCCCACAAGAGGAGGAGTCCAGgatggagagaggggcagagccatGGAGTTGGGCACTAGAGACCTCTAGTGTCAGATCCCATGACTTCCATCCAG ATCCTGCCCTAGAAGCATCTAGCACTTCCACACCTGAGATGCGGCGCTCGGTCCTCGTCAGGAACCCAGGCCACAAAGGCCCAGCACCCACTTGTGAAGAGCTTGACTCAGATTCAGAAGGCATGGACCCCAATTCTGAAGAGCTGAACGCAATTTCTAAAGACCCAGAGCCTGACCTGGAAGACCTCAATACTGTCTCTGAAGATGTGGATCCCAGCTATGAAGAACTGGAGCCTATCTCCCATGATCTGGACCCCAATGAGGAAGTCCCAAGCTCCATCTTGGGGATCCGTACCATGAATCCCCAAGATCTAGACCCCATGTCTTCGAGTTTTGATCTTGATCCAGACGTCATTGGCCCTGTTCCCCTGGTTCTTGACCCTAACAGCGACACATTCAGCCCCTCGGATGCCCCAGACCTGGACCCCCTCTCATCTAGCCTCACTGCCACCCCGGAAGGCCTGGCCACCAGCCCACAGATGCTCCCTGCACCTGCCAGCCCACCCCGGCCTTTCTCCTGCCCGGATTGTGGGCGAGCCTTTCGCCGCAGTTCAGGGCTGAGCCAGCACCGCCGCACCCACAGTGGTGAGAAGCCCTACCGCTGCCCCGACTGTGGCAAGTCCTTCAGCCATGGCGCCACGCTGGCCCAGCACCGTGGCATTCACACAGGTGCACGGCCCTACCAATGTGCGGCGTGTGGCAAGGCCTTCGGCTGGCGCTCCACACTGCTAAAGCACCGCAGCAGCCACAGCGGTGAGAAGCCCCACCATTGCCCTGTGTGTGGCAAGGCCTTCGGGCATGGCTCACTGCTGGCTCAGCACCTGCGCACACATGGTGGCCCAAGGCCGCACAAGTGCCCAGTGTGTGCCAAGGGCTTTGGGCAGGGCTCAGCACTGCTGAAGCACCTACGCACACACACGGGTGAGAGGCCCTACCCATGTCCGCAGTGCGGCAAGGCCTTTGGGCAGAGCTCGGCACTGCTGCAGCACCAGCGCACTCACACAGCTGAGCGCCCCTACCGCTGTCCCCACTGCGGCAAAGCCTTTGGCCAGAGCTCCAACTTGCAGCATCACCTGCGCATCCATACTGGCGAGCGGCCCTATGCCTGTCCCCACTGCTCCAAGGCCTTCGGGCAGAGCTCAGCGCTGCTGCAGCACCTGCACGTGCATTCCGGAGAGCGCCCCTACCGCTGCCAGCTCTGCGGCAAGGCCTTCGGCCAAGCCTCCAGCCTCACCAAGCACAAGCGGGTACATGAGGgtgcagcagctgctgctgcagctgcagCAGCTACAGCCGCTGCTGCTGGCCTGGGCCTTAGCCCTGCTTCAGTGCTACGGCCTGGGCAGGTTTCCCTCCTAGCTCCTGATGCTGTCTCTGTGCTTGGCTCTGGCCTGGgccctgaccctgcctctgtACTGGGCTCCCTTCCCAATCTCAGTcccaaacctggccctggccctggctctggaTCTACCCCCACCCCTGATCCTGTCAAGTCTTCTGACCCTAAACCTGGTCACAATGCCAATCCTGAGTTTCTGGCCAGTCCTGACCACAGATCTGATCATAGCTCAGACCCAGATCCTGTACCCAGCCTCAACCCCAACCTTGTGCCCCTCTCTGACCCCAGCTCCCCCACCCATGACAGCTCAACCCTCCCCACCTGTGAAAGCCCCAAATGGGTGCAGGAACACGGGGCATTGCTGGGGCCCGATGGCTGA
- the MCOLN1 gene encoding mucolipin-1, whose protein sequence is MAAPVGRCGSEAEHLLTASLGYGTQTGTPLAPSTPLEEEDLRRRLKYFFMSPCDKFRAKGRKPFKLMLQVVKILVVTVQLILFGLSNQLAVTFREENTIAFRHLFLLGYSDGADDTFAAYTRKQLYQAIFYAVDQYLMLPDVSLGHYAYVQGGGGPWANGSALALCQRYYHRGHVDPANDTFDIDPMVVTDCIRVDPPEKPLVPPLLDGSASYKNLTLKFHKLINVTIHFQLKTINLQSLINNEIPDCYTFSVLITFDNKAYSGRIPISLETQAHIQECKHPSVFGHGDNSFRLLFDVVVILTCSLSFLLCARSLLRGFLLQNEFVGFMWQQRGHAISLWERLEFVNGWYILLVTSDVLTISGTIMKIGIEAKNLASYDVCSILLGTSTLLVWVGVIRYLTFFHKYNILIATLRVALPSVMRFCCCVAVIYLGYCFCGWIVLGPYHVKFRSLSMVSECLFSLINGDDMFVTFAAMQAQQGRSSLVWLFSQLYLYSFISLFIYMVLSLFIALITGAYDTIKHPDSAGAEKSELQAYIAQCQDSPTSGKFRRGSGSACSLCCCNRDTSEERSLLVN, encoded by the exons ATGGCAGCGCCCGTGGGCCGGTGTGGCTCAG AGGCCGAGCACCTCCTAACTGCCAGCCTCGGCTATGGAACCCAGACGGGGACTCCACTGGCCCCTTCAACCCCTCTGGAAGAGGAAGATCTCCGCCGCCGTCTCAAGTACTTCTTCATGAGCCCCTGTGACAAGTTTCGGGCCAAGGGCCGCAAGCCCTTTAAGCTGATGCTGCAAGTGGTTAAGATCTTGGTGGTTACTGTGCAG CTCATCCTGTTCGGGCTCAGCAACCAGTTGGCAGTGACGTTCCGAGAGGAGAACACTATTGCCTTTCGCCACCTCTTCCTTCTGGGCTATTCTGATGGGGCGGATGACACTTTTGCAGCCTATACACGCAAGCAGCTCTACCAGGCTATCTTCTACGCTGTGGACCAG TACTTGATGCTCCCTGATGTGTCGCTGGGCCACTATGCATATGTGCAAGGCGGGGGCGGCCCCTGGGCCAATGGCTCAGCCCTGGCCCTTTGCCAGCGGTACTACCACCGCGGCCATGTGGACCCAGCCAATGACACCTTTGACATCGATCCAATGGTTGTCACTG ATTGCATCCGAGTGGACCCCCCCGAGAAACCCCTTGTGCCCCCCCTCTTGGATGGCAGCGCCAGTTACAAGAACCTCACGCTCAAATTCCACAA GCTGATCAACGTCACCATCCACTTCCAGCTGAAGACCATCAACCTTCAAAGCCTGATCAATAATGAGATCCCAGACTGCTACACCTTCAGCGTCCTG ATCACGTTTGACAACAAGGCATACAGCGGGCGTATCCCCATCAGCCTGGAGACTCAGGCCCATATCCAGGAGTGTAAGCACCCCAGTGTCTTCGGACATG GAGACAACAGCTTCCGGCTCCTGTTTGATGTGGTAGTGATCCTCAcctgctccctctccttcctgctgTGTGCCCGCTCCCTACTCCGTGGCTTCCTGCTGCAGAAT GAGTTTGTGGGGTTCATGTGGCAGCAACGGGGACATGCCATCAGCCTGTGGGAGCGGCTGGAATTTGTCAATGGCTGGTATATCCTGCTGGTCACCAGCGATGTGCTTACCATTTCAGGCACCATCATGAAGATTGGCATCGAAGCCAAG AACTTGGCCAGCTACGATGTCTGCAGCATCCTCCTGGGCACCTCAACGTTGCTCGTCTGGGTTGGTGTCATCCGCTACCTGACCTTCTTCCATAAATACAAT ATCCTCATTGCCACACTCCGAGTGGCCCTGCCAAGCGTCATGCGCTTCTGCTGCTGTGTGGCTGTCATCTACCTGGGCTATTGCTTCTGTGGCTGGATTGTGTTGGGGCCCTACCATGTAAAG TTCCGCTCGCTGTCCATGGTGTCGGAGTGCCTGTTCTCACTTATCAATGGGGATGACATGTTCGTGACGTTCGCGGCAATGCAGGCGCAGCAGGGCCGCAGCAGCCTTGTCTGGCTCTTCTCCCAGCTCTACCTCTACTCCTTCATCAGCCTCTTCATCTACATGGTGCTGAGCCTCTTCATTGCGCTCATCACTGGGGCCTATGACACCATCAAG CACCCAGACAGTGCAGGCGCGGAGAAGAGCGAGCTTCAGGCCTACATCGCGCAGTGCCAGGACAGCCCCACCTCTGGCAAGTTCCGCCGTGGGAGTGGCTCGGCTTGCAGCCTCTGCTGTTGCAACAG GGACACCTCGGAGGAGCGTTCGTTGCTGGTGAATTGA